A stretch of the Deltaproteobacteria bacterium genome encodes the following:
- a CDS encoding TIGR03118 family protein has protein sequence MPGAVLRRVATRGQLNSPWGLAMAPAAFGRFGGDLLVGNFGDGRITAFEREPNGSFQSRGQLRTADGSALTIDGLWALQFGNGTANNGPTDTLFFTAGPDDENHGLFGTIRAGG, from the coding sequence CTGCCGGGCGCTGTCCTCAGGCGCGTGGCCACCCGCGGGCAGCTGAACTCGCCCTGGGGCCTCGCGATGGCACCGGCCGCATTCGGGCGCTTCGGCGGCGATCTCCTGGTCGGGAACTTCGGCGACGGTCGGATCACGGCCTTCGAGCGCGAGCCGAACGGGAGCTTCCAGTCGCGCGGCCAGCTGCGAACTGCGGACGGCAGCGCGCTGACGATCGACGGCCTCTGGGCGCTGCAGTTCGGCAACGGAACGGCGAACAACGGGCCGACCGACACGCTCTTCTTCACCGCCGGCCCCGACGACGAGAATCACGGCCTCTTCGGGACGATCCGAGCGGGCGGATGA